A single region of the Terriglobales bacterium genome encodes:
- the selA gene encoding L-seryl-tRNA(Sec) selenium transferase, producing the protein MFRKLPSLDELLRTPEMTRMVEREGRAATLDAARTVLERLRAEISSGSMNEPGIEVAIGGLPDAVQRELRRTLEPSLRPVINATGVVLHTNLGRAPLGRAALEHARQVAELYSNLEFEVDSGERGKRDVHVDRLFARLFSEYSDDVATVVVNNNAAAVLLALNTLAEGGEVVVSRGELVEIGGSFRIPDVMTKSGAALREVGTTNRTRLADYERAITERTRLILRVHRSNFQIVGFTEQPPLEELVLLAHQRGLPIVEDLGSGALLDLRTIGIGSEPVVGDSLRAGVDVVTYSGDKLLGGPQAGMLSGRREMITRIRSNPVFRALRVDKLIYAALEATLLSYVRQDHDAIPALRMMRLPAEEIGRRAETIAKNLHLPIRGEVIAGESVIGGGAAPGATLSTKLLALTREGWSADEFAARLRANDPAIIARVEEGRVLLDFRTIFPEQDQEIARALQGIGAS; encoded by the coding sequence TTGTTCCGCAAGCTGCCCTCCCTGGACGAGCTGCTGCGGACGCCGGAAATGACGCGCATGGTGGAGCGGGAAGGCCGCGCGGCCACGCTCGACGCGGCGCGGACCGTGCTCGAGCGGCTGCGCGCGGAAATCAGCTCCGGAAGCATGAACGAGCCAGGAATCGAGGTGGCGATCGGCGGGCTTCCGGACGCGGTGCAACGCGAGCTGCGTCGAACCCTGGAACCGTCCCTGCGGCCGGTGATCAATGCCACCGGGGTCGTGTTGCACACGAACCTGGGTCGGGCGCCGCTGGGCCGGGCTGCGCTGGAGCACGCGCGCCAGGTTGCGGAGTTATATTCCAACCTCGAATTCGAAGTCGATTCCGGCGAGCGCGGCAAGCGCGACGTCCACGTGGACCGGCTGTTCGCGCGTTTGTTCAGCGAGTATTCCGACGATGTCGCCACCGTGGTGGTGAACAACAACGCGGCCGCGGTGCTGCTGGCGCTGAATACGCTGGCCGAAGGCGGGGAGGTGGTGGTGTCGCGCGGAGAGCTGGTGGAGATCGGAGGCTCCTTCCGCATTCCTGACGTGATGACGAAGTCGGGCGCGGCGCTGCGCGAGGTTGGCACCACCAACCGCACCCGGCTGGCCGATTACGAGCGCGCCATCACCGAGCGCACGCGGCTGATCCTGCGCGTGCACCGGTCGAACTTTCAGATTGTCGGCTTCACCGAACAGCCGCCGCTCGAAGAACTGGTGTTGCTGGCACACCAGCGCGGTTTACCCATCGTCGAAGACCTGGGCAGCGGCGCCCTTCTGGATTTGAGGACCATCGGCATCGGCAGCGAGCCGGTAGTCGGTGACAGCCTGCGCGCGGGCGTGGACGTGGTCACCTACAGCGGCGACAAGCTGCTGGGAGGACCGCAAGCAGGTATGCTCAGCGGGCGGCGCGAGATGATCACTCGCATTCGCTCCAACCCTGTGTTCCGCGCGCTTCGCGTGGACAAGCTCATCTATGCCGCGCTCGAGGCAACGCTGCTTTCCTACGTGCGCCAGGACCACGACGCCATACCCGCGCTGCGCATGATGCGCCTGCCGGCGGAGGAGATTGGCCGGCGCGCCGAGACGATAGCGAAGAATCTGCACCTTCCCATTCGCGGAGAGGTGATCGCCGGCGAGTCGGTGATCGGCGGCGGTGCGGCGCCGGGCGCCACGCTGTCGACGAAGTTGCTGGCGCTAACCCGCGAAGGCTGGAGCGCGGACGAATTCGCCGCGCGGCTGAGAGCGAATGACCCGGCGATCATTGCGCGAGTTGAGGAAGGACGGGTGTTGCTGGATTTCCGGACAATTTTTCCCGAGCAGGACCAGGAGATCGCCCGCGCCCTGCAGGGGATCGGCGCCAGCTAG
- a CDS encoding YIP1 family protein: MSAASAPVSPPPLSEAARVINTFVAPSSTFADIRRNQSWWVPWVLSSLAALAFVFVMAQKIGFEQIVRNELAKKPAQMEQLEKLSPEDRARRMEIGAKVTSYFSYGTPLLQLVGALIIAGVFLVIFNFGMGAEIGYKQSLAVTMYSYLPFLLSTVLAIVSLTVGVDPEGFNVRNPVATNPAYFMNPLEHKFLYGILSAVDVFSLWVVVLLGIGYSSVSKVKRSTAIVTVLAVFLIYKIVGSAIAAM, translated from the coding sequence ATGAGCGCTGCGTCCGCCCCTGTGAGCCCACCGCCGTTGTCCGAAGCCGCGCGCGTCATTAACACCTTCGTCGCGCCCAGCAGTACCTTTGCCGACATCCGGCGCAACCAGAGCTGGTGGGTGCCCTGGGTGCTGTCGTCGCTTGCCGCCCTCGCGTTCGTGTTTGTCATGGCCCAGAAGATCGGCTTTGAGCAGATCGTGCGCAATGAACTTGCCAAGAAGCCGGCGCAGATGGAGCAACTGGAGAAACTCTCGCCTGAGGACCGTGCCCGCCGCATGGAAATAGGCGCCAAGGTCACTTCTTATTTTTCCTACGGCACGCCGCTGCTCCAACTCGTGGGAGCTCTGATCATAGCTGGTGTATTCCTGGTGATTTTTAACTTCGGCATGGGCGCGGAGATTGGGTACAAGCAATCGCTGGCGGTTACGATGTACAGCTATCTACCCTTCCTTCTCAGCACCGTGTTGGCAATTGTTTCGCTGACTGTGGGAGTCGATCCGGAAGGCTTCAATGTCAGGAATCCGGTCGCGACCAATCCCGCGTATTTCATGAACCCGCTGGAACACAAGTTTCTCTACGGCATTCTTTCAGCCGTGGACGTGTTCTCCCTGTGGGTGGTTGTGCTGCTGGGGATTGGCTATTCTTCTGTCAGCAAAGTGAAGCGCTCCACCGCCATCGTCACCGTGCTCGCTGTCTTCCTGATTTACAAGATTGTTGGGTCCGCCATCGCCGCAATGTAA
- a CDS encoding 2Fe-2S iron-sulfur cluster-binding protein gives MTITILHVVESTHFYRVTLVTPNGELSLWVREDEHIWDAAAAAGIKLPAICHQGRCLTCAGRLDGPGEVDQSDSNAYFPTDRQAGFVLLCTGKPRSDLRILTDQADAMRQHRISLKQPAPYS, from the coding sequence TTGACAATTACAATCTTGCACGTGGTCGAAAGCACGCATTTCTATCGGGTTACGCTGGTCACTCCCAACGGCGAATTGTCACTCTGGGTGCGGGAGGACGAGCACATCTGGGACGCCGCCGCCGCCGCCGGCATCAAGCTTCCCGCCATCTGCCACCAGGGACGCTGCCTTACCTGCGCCGGGCGTCTTGACGGCCCCGGCGAAGTCGATCAATCCGATTCCAATGCCTACTTTCCGACCGACCGCCAGGCCGGCTTCGTGCTGCTCTGCACCGGCAAGCCCCGCTCCGACCTGCGCATCCTGACCGACCAGGCCGACGCCATGCGCCAACACCGCATCTCCCTGAAGCAACCGGCGCCGTATTCGTGA
- the dps gene encoding DNA protection during starvation protein: protein MAPTDTVKPGDVTQRVGVEVIRKRGVDVEKLIKMLIANAAAEFASTYYYYTILRMHLAGHEDYKEICEDARLEDRAHWELIVPRIYELGGELPNDLPAFHNQAGCAAAKLPNPPTAANILQLLLESERCAIRSWIEVCDMTFGKDPRTYDMAARILNEEIEHEAWFIELLAFERDKKSVPSGHFRRGEPGHAPYSKNASFYIGS, encoded by the coding sequence ATGGCACCAACCGATACTGTGAAGCCGGGGGACGTTACCCAGCGCGTGGGAGTGGAAGTGATCCGCAAACGTGGCGTGGACGTCGAGAAGCTGATCAAAATGCTGATCGCCAATGCCGCCGCCGAATTTGCCAGCACCTACTATTACTACACAATTCTCCGCATGCACCTGGCGGGACACGAAGATTACAAGGAAATCTGCGAGGACGCCCGCCTGGAAGACCGCGCCCATTGGGAGCTGATCGTTCCTCGCATTTATGAACTGGGCGGCGAACTGCCCAACGACCTGCCCGCCTTTCACAACCAGGCCGGTTGCGCCGCGGCCAAGCTGCCCAATCCGCCCACTGCGGCCAATATCCTGCAGTTGCTGCTGGAATCGGAGCGCTGCGCCATCCGCAGCTGGATCGAGGTCTGCGACATGACCTTCGGCAAGGACCCGCGCACCTACGACATGGCCGCGCGCATCCTGAACGAGGAAATCGAGCACGAGGCCTGGTTCATCGAGTTGCTGGCTTTCGAACGCGACAAGAAGTCGGTGCCCAGCGGACACTTCCGCCGCGGTGAACCCGGACACGCGCCCTACAGCAAGAATGCGTCGTTCTACATTGGAAGCTAA
- a CDS encoding redoxin domain-containing protein, with protein sequence MFGLKRYNYNTFTRDLLIKAAVKTKFGSGPEPGDRAPGFEGRTLDGGKFRLSDFEGEKNVVLTFGSATCPFTAASIGGLNDLYDDYADRDVEFLFVYVREAHPGEKLGRHQTGDDKRAAAEQFATQEKVDIPILVDELNGKIHRKYGSLPNPTYIIDKSGRVAFRSLWTRASVLEDALDELLKRQEERDSDHAIVRGGEDTSMPIAYALFHAHRALDRGGDKAIEDFRRELGMPGRLAHTASRVAQPIALYPGRAFAAALIAGGVIVGGLLLGRKLRWQRYGSLRSPYRYQGVQPRETTEGDYAVGI encoded by the coding sequence ATGTTTGGACTCAAACGCTACAACTACAACACCTTCACCAGAGACCTCCTGATCAAAGCCGCCGTGAAAACGAAGTTCGGCAGCGGCCCGGAGCCTGGCGACCGCGCTCCCGGCTTCGAAGGCCGAACTCTCGATGGGGGGAAGTTCCGCCTCAGCGACTTTGAAGGCGAGAAGAACGTGGTGCTGACCTTCGGCTCCGCCACTTGCCCCTTTACCGCCGCTTCCATCGGCGGCTTGAACGATCTCTACGACGACTACGCGGACCGCGACGTGGAGTTCTTGTTCGTGTACGTGCGCGAAGCGCATCCCGGCGAGAAGCTGGGACGTCACCAAACCGGCGACGACAAACGCGCCGCCGCCGAGCAGTTCGCCACGCAAGAAAAGGTTGATATTCCAATCCTCGTGGACGAACTCAACGGCAAGATTCACCGCAAATATGGCTCGCTGCCGAATCCGACTTACATCATCGACAAGTCCGGCCGGGTGGCATTCCGCTCCCTGTGGACGCGCGCCAGCGTCCTGGAGGACGCACTCGACGAGCTGCTCAAACGACAGGAGGAACGCGACAGCGATCACGCCATCGTGCGCGGCGGAGAGGACACCTCCATGCCCATCGCGTACGCTCTCTTCCACGCGCATCGCGCCCTGGACCGCGGCGGCGACAAGGCAATCGAGGACTTCCGGCGCGAGCTGGGCATGCCGGGACGCCTGGCGCACACGGCAAGCCGGGTGGCACAGCCGATCGCGCTGTACCCCGGACGCGCTTTTGCGGCAGCGCTGATTGCCGGGGGCGTCATCGTCGGCGGGCTGCTCCTGGGACGCAAGTTGCGCTGGCAGCGCTACGGATCGCTGCGTAGTCCCTATCGCTACCAGGGAGTCCAGCCGCGAGAGACGACCGAAGGAGATTACGCGGTCGGCATTTGA
- a CDS encoding Ig-like domain-containing protein: MAKNSLSIALIAFAIFTGCGGGGSRSSNSASMASTATAKATTTQVTLQSPQVGSATTPISVQATASSPNGISGWIVYVDDNPAFQGNSNSTSLSVSVPVSNGSHSMYVRAWDQGNGGFGTSATMNITVTGGQAMVSQAASASSGVTASGSSPAPSPAPPAPPAGPLPNVPGNASVWGSIQNRSGWQSCSDCAGGASTTSNFWSAANQGSPSMSGSSREFFIGGSAWSNALWYEKVQPGQSWASHFLWDFWVRFDGTSAAHAHTAEYDMWQSIGGREFMMGSQCNFESGVWDVWDSKNFRWVGTGAGCPRFTPDTWHHIQWYVERWDSQYHYGVLVVDGNVHTFDLTFDTNWAGWDDSVGVQFQLDQDVSGTPLHEWVDNVQLSIW, encoded by the coding sequence ATGGCAAAAAACTCTTTATCCATTGCACTCATTGCCTTTGCCATTTTCACCGGCTGCGGAGGTGGAGGATCGCGGTCATCCAACAGCGCCTCCATGGCGTCGACCGCGACAGCCAAGGCGACCACCACGCAAGTCACACTGCAGTCGCCGCAGGTCGGCAGTGCAACCACACCAATTTCCGTGCAGGCAACCGCGTCCAGCCCCAACGGAATTTCGGGCTGGATCGTCTATGTGGACGACAATCCTGCCTTTCAAGGAAATTCCAATTCGACCTCGCTGTCGGTTTCAGTGCCGGTGAGCAATGGAAGCCACAGCATGTATGTACGCGCATGGGACCAGGGCAACGGCGGCTTCGGCACCTCGGCCACCATGAACATCACCGTGACCGGAGGCCAGGCAATGGTTTCCCAGGCTGCCAGCGCATCCAGCGGGGTAACCGCCTCGGGTTCATCGCCGGCTCCATCCCCTGCTCCCCCCGCGCCTCCGGCGGGACCCCTGCCCAACGTGCCGGGGAACGCCAGTGTGTGGGGCTCGATTCAAAACCGGAGTGGATGGCAAAGCTGCAGCGATTGTGCGGGAGGGGCTTCCACCACCAGCAATTTCTGGTCGGCCGCGAACCAGGGTTCGCCCTCGATGAGCGGGAGCAGCCGCGAGTTTTTTATCGGCGGTAGCGCATGGTCGAATGCGCTCTGGTACGAGAAGGTTCAACCGGGACAGAGCTGGGCTTCGCACTTCCTGTGGGATTTCTGGGTGCGATTCGACGGCACCTCTGCCGCTCACGCCCACACCGCAGAATACGACATGTGGCAGTCCATCGGCGGGCGCGAGTTCATGATGGGAAGCCAATGCAATTTCGAATCCGGCGTTTGGGACGTTTGGGACAGCAAGAATTTTCGCTGGGTGGGGACCGGGGCGGGTTGCCCGCGCTTCACGCCCGATACCTGGCACCACATCCAGTGGTACGTGGAGCGCTGGGACTCGCAATATCACTATGGCGTGCTGGTGGTGGATGGCAATGTCCATACCTTCGACCTCACCTTTGACACCAACTGGGCAGGCTGGGATGACAGCGTCGGCGTACAGTTCCAGCTTGACCAGGACGTCTCCGGCACACCCCTGCACGAGTGGGTGGACAACGTCCAGCTGTCAATCTGGTAG
- the tilS gene encoding tRNA lysidine(34) synthetase TilS, translating into MLNYVRRHGLMQPGDRVGVAVSGGADSVGLLRLLLEARAELGIVLSVVHFHHKIRGAEADADEQFVRELARAFDLELHSDSGDTPAFARDHKMSLEAAARKLRYGFFDRLTGGSTVHRVATAHTLDDQAETVLMRFLRGSGTKGLAGIYPGAGGWISASVTSSVRKTGDPPTAVSSVPAPPPAPRIVRPLLEVGREELRLYLQQLGQTWREDASNADTGFTRNRVRHEILPLLRQLNPNLEQVLSETAEIAREEENWWHEQTSAQPDLWAPRSAQPGLSVPSKMWVDVLLSKPVALQRRLIRMMAEGPDVHLEFRHVEAVRRLAAEEARRAERVVELPNGYEAVRRERELWFRHRRPITEGPCYTLALDVPGECEVAGRKIRASLTRDLGCGGREKGPYVRAVVLDSALRGLSVRNWRAGDCYWPAHTKEAKKLKELLQSPHIPREQKPYWPVVTYGEVIVWVPGFAAPERFQARESAPQALLLEEVLLPVEPNRS; encoded by the coding sequence ATGCTCAACTACGTCCGCAGGCACGGACTGATGCAGCCTGGAGACCGGGTCGGGGTGGCGGTGTCGGGCGGGGCTGATTCGGTAGGGCTGCTGCGGCTGCTGCTGGAAGCGCGGGCGGAACTCGGCATCGTCCTCTCGGTCGTGCACTTCCATCACAAGATTCGAGGTGCGGAAGCCGACGCCGACGAGCAGTTCGTGCGCGAATTGGCAAGAGCCTTCGACCTCGAGTTGCATTCCGATTCCGGCGACACCCCTGCTTTCGCGCGCGACCACAAGATGTCGTTGGAGGCGGCGGCGCGCAAGTTGCGCTACGGTTTTTTCGATCGCCTCACCGGCGGCAGCACCGTGCATCGTGTCGCCACCGCCCACACCCTCGATGATCAGGCCGAGACGGTGCTCATGCGCTTCTTGCGCGGCTCGGGAACCAAGGGTCTGGCGGGCATTTATCCCGGTGCAGGTGGCTGGATTAGCGCGTCGGTCACGTCAAGCGTCCGCAAGACCGGCGATCCGCCAACCGCGGTTTCGTCGGTGCCGGCTCCGCCGCCTGCCCCACGCATCGTTCGGCCGTTGTTAGAGGTTGGACGCGAGGAACTTCGCCTCTACTTGCAGCAGCTTGGACAAACCTGGCGCGAGGACGCCAGCAACGCGGATACCGGCTTCACCCGGAACCGGGTGAGACACGAAATTCTTCCGCTGCTTCGGCAGCTTAATCCGAATCTGGAGCAGGTCCTGAGCGAAACAGCTGAGATCGCGCGAGAAGAAGAAAACTGGTGGCATGAGCAGACCAGCGCGCAACCAGACTTGTGGGCGCCGCGCAGCGCACAACCCGGACTTTCCGTTCCCTCGAAAATGTGGGTGGATGTGCTCCTCTCCAAGCCGGTCGCACTGCAGCGCCGTTTGATTCGCATGATGGCGGAAGGGCCGGACGTTCACTTGGAATTTCGCCATGTGGAAGCGGTGCGGAGATTGGCGGCAGAGGAGGCCAGGCGCGCCGAACGGGTTGTCGAGCTTCCCAATGGATACGAAGCGGTTCGCCGGGAGCGGGAACTTTGGTTCCGCCATCGGCGTCCAATCACGGAAGGCCCTTGTTACACGCTGGCGCTGGATGTCCCCGGGGAGTGTGAAGTCGCAGGACGCAAAATCCGCGCTTCCTTGACGCGTGACCTGGGGTGCGGCGGGCGCGAGAAAGGTCCTTACGTAAGGGCCGTCGTGCTCGATTCGGCCTTGAGGGGCCTTTCTGTGCGCAACTGGCGCGCCGGAGACTGCTACTGGCCGGCGCATACAAAAGAGGCGAAGAAGCTGAAGGAATTGCTGCAGTCGCCGCACATCCCACGAGAGCAGAAGCCGTACTGGCCGGTGGTGACCTATGGCGAAGTTATCGTTTGGGTTCCCGGCTTTGCCGCTCCGGAACGGTTCCAGGCACGGGAATCGGCTCCACAGGCGCTGTTGCTGGAAGAAGTTCTGCTGCCGGTGGAACCGAATCGCTCCTGA
- the ftsH gene encoding ATP-dependent zinc metalloprotease FtsH translates to MNSTVKTVVFWLVIVLSGVLLWQVVKAGGTGTKPKEINFSEFMSQVDQGNVQEVTIMGTEVQGKNRNDKIGFHTTVPANYPDMFKTLQAKGVNITVKDVQSGSWPTWLLNLAPLILLGALWFIMIRQMQTGGNKALSFGKSRARLLSMQQKKVTFKDVAGVDEAKEELREIIEFLREAQKFQKLGGRIPKGVLLVGPPGTGKTLLARAVAGEANVPFFSISGSDFVEMFVGVGASRVRDLFEQGKKNAPCIIFIDEIDAVGRHRGAGLGGGHDEREQTLNQLLVEMDGFESNEGVILIAATNRPDVLDPALLRPGRFDRRVVVPRPDVRGREEILRVHTRKIPIADDVDLSVLARGTPGFSGADLANMVNEAALLAARANRKVVTMYDMEIAKDKVLMGAERKSMLLSEEEKRVTAYHEAGHALVATLRDDSDPLHKVTIIPRGMALGVTMQLPIDDKHTYRKTYLETRLAIMMGGRVAEELFLNTMTTGAGNDIEQATELARKMVCEFGMSDLGPLTFGKKEEQIFLGREIAQHRDYSEDTAIKIDQEVRRFVDSGYKSAVEILSSHREALTRIALALLEREVLDANEIKLVIEGKALPPVKQPSSHDDQGVQQVLKPAPGGAQPGIVPGERPTPA, encoded by the coding sequence GTGAATTCAACGGTTAAGACGGTGGTGTTCTGGCTGGTAATCGTTCTGTCCGGCGTTTTGCTGTGGCAGGTGGTGAAGGCGGGGGGGACGGGGACCAAACCCAAGGAGATCAATTTCTCCGAATTTATGTCCCAAGTGGACCAGGGCAACGTCCAGGAAGTCACGATCATGGGCACCGAGGTCCAGGGGAAGAACCGCAACGACAAGATCGGGTTCCACACCACGGTTCCTGCCAACTATCCCGACATGTTCAAAACCCTTCAGGCGAAGGGCGTCAACATCACCGTCAAAGACGTGCAGAGTGGAAGCTGGCCGACGTGGCTGCTGAACCTGGCGCCGCTGATCCTGCTGGGCGCGTTGTGGTTCATCATGATCCGCCAGATGCAGACTGGCGGTAACAAGGCGCTGTCCTTCGGCAAGTCGCGCGCCCGGCTGCTCTCCATGCAGCAGAAGAAGGTCACGTTCAAGGACGTGGCCGGTGTGGACGAAGCCAAGGAAGAACTGCGCGAGATCATCGAATTCCTGCGCGAAGCGCAAAAGTTTCAGAAGCTCGGCGGACGCATTCCCAAGGGCGTATTGCTGGTCGGACCTCCTGGAACCGGCAAGACGCTGCTGGCGCGCGCGGTCGCCGGCGAAGCCAACGTACCGTTCTTCTCCATCTCCGGCTCCGATTTTGTCGAGATGTTCGTCGGCGTGGGCGCCAGCCGCGTCCGCGACCTGTTCGAGCAGGGCAAGAAGAATGCTCCCTGCATCATCTTCATCGATGAGATTGACGCGGTCGGCCGCCATCGCGGCGCCGGCCTGGGCGGTGGACACGACGAGCGCGAGCAGACCCTCAACCAGTTGCTGGTGGAGATGGACGGCTTCGAATCCAACGAAGGCGTGATCCTGATCGCCGCCACCAACCGTCCCGACGTCCTCGATCCGGCGCTGCTGCGGCCCGGCCGCTTCGACCGCCGGGTGGTGGTTCCGCGTCCCGACGTGCGCGGTCGCGAAGAGATCCTGCGCGTGCATACCCGCAAGATTCCCATCGCCGACGATGTCGATTTGTCCGTCCTGGCCCGCGGCACCCCTGGCTTCAGCGGCGCCGACCTGGCCAACATGGTGAACGAGGCCGCGCTTCTGGCGGCGCGCGCCAACCGCAAGGTTGTCACCATGTACGACATGGAAATTGCCAAGGACAAGGTGCTGATGGGCGCCGAGCGCAAGTCCATGCTGCTCTCCGAAGAGGAGAAGCGCGTGACCGCCTATCACGAGGCCGGCCATGCCCTGGTCGCGACATTGCGTGACGACTCCGACCCGCTGCACAAGGTCACCATCATCCCTCGCGGCATGGCGCTGGGCGTGACCATGCAGTTGCCCATCGACGATAAGCATACCTATCGCAAGACCTACCTGGAGACGCGGCTGGCCATTATGATGGGCGGGCGCGTGGCGGAGGAATTGTTCCTCAACACCATGACCACCGGCGCCGGCAATGATATTGAGCAAGCCACCGAACTGGCGCGCAAGATGGTGTGCGAGTTCGGCATGAGCGACCTCGGCCCGCTCACCTTCGGCAAGAAGGAAGAGCAGATCTTCCTGGGACGCGAGATCGCCCAACATCGCGACTACAGCGAGGACACGGCGATCAAAATTGACCAGGAAGTTCGGCGCTTTGTGGATTCCGGATACAAGTCGGCGGTGGAGATCCTGAGCAGCCACCGCGAGGCGCTGACCCGAATTGCGCTGGCGCTGCTGGAGCGCGAGGTGCTCGATGCCAACGAGATCAAGCTGGTGATCGAAGGCAAGGCGCTTCCGCCGGTCAAGCAACCCAGCTCGCACGATGACCAGGGCGTGCAGCAGGTGCTGAAACCAGCGCCGGGCGGAGCACAGCCGGGCATCGTGCCGGGCGAGCGGCCCACGCCGGCCTAG
- a CDS encoding TIGR01777 family oxidoreductase produces MPDNFATVRFDQTARQKAFLSYHIPVRVLVTGASGLLGSALMPALRNAGHEAVALVRRAPRAGAAEIQWDPGGAIDGSRFSGADAVVHLAGENVGAGRWSEQRKALILNSRVQGTQTIAASMARANPKPRVLVSASANGIYGETGDKVVAESDPPGSTFLSEVGRQWEQATRAASEAGIRTVMLRTGMVLSATGGALPRMLPPFRMGAGGRIGDGRQWMSWIALDDVVALILFALTNESLRGPLNAVAPNPVTNAEFTRVLGAVLHRPTLFPVPAFVVRTVFGQMGEELLLASNRAVPRAALAGGFQFRYPELRGALQHVLGK; encoded by the coding sequence CCTCAGCTACCATATCCCTGTGCGGGTGTTGGTGACAGGAGCGTCGGGACTGCTTGGATCGGCATTGATGCCGGCGCTGCGAAACGCGGGGCACGAAGCCGTCGCGCTGGTGCGGCGGGCGCCGCGCGCGGGTGCCGCTGAAATCCAGTGGGACCCGGGCGGCGCAATTGATGGCTCCCGGTTCAGCGGGGCCGATGCGGTGGTGCACCTGGCAGGGGAGAATGTGGGCGCCGGCCGCTGGAGCGAGCAGCGCAAGGCCCTGATCCTGAACAGCCGTGTCCAGGGCACGCAGACGATCGCCGCCTCGATGGCGCGCGCCAACCCGAAGCCGCGTGTGCTGGTCAGCGCGTCGGCCAACGGCATTTATGGAGAGACTGGGGACAAGGTGGTGGCCGAATCCGATCCTCCGGGGTCGACATTTCTGTCTGAAGTCGGACGGCAGTGGGAGCAGGCGACGCGCGCAGCCAGCGAAGCGGGGATCCGAACCGTCATGCTGCGCACCGGGATGGTCCTGAGCGCAACGGGCGGCGCGCTTCCGCGCATGCTGCCTCCGTTTCGGATGGGGGCCGGCGGACGCATCGGAGACGGCCGGCAGTGGATGAGCTGGATTGCGCTGGACGACGTGGTTGCGCTGATCCTCTTCGCCCTGACCAACGAATCGCTGCGCGGCCCGTTGAATGCCGTTGCGCCGAACCCGGTGACCAATGCCGAATTCACGCGCGTGCTGGGGGCGGTGCTTCACCGGCCCACCCTGTTTCCGGTGCCGGCATTCGTCGTGCGCACGGTGTTTGGTCAGATGGGAGAGGAATTGCTGCTGGCGAGCAACCGGGCGGTGCCGCGGGCGGCGCTGGCCGGAGGATTCCAGTTTCGCTACCCGGAGTTGCGCGGGGCTTTGCAACACGTGCTGGGAAAGTAA